In the Malus domestica chromosome 16, GDT2T_hap1 genome, one interval contains:
- the LOC103403445 gene encoding pentatricopeptide repeat-containing protein At5g13770, chloroplastic, with amino-acid sequence MSIASSAATSADWSSARVISSKNPRKFNFIASFKTNLFSSNLPTSSYSNIRVFNVNSTNFPVVELDIKLQKSPEECPAPSPDADDLNNLLCRLFQNPQTEDYAYEEYEKARKKAEFRPNKSTLEQLIRHLIRSKKWGLFTLVCEDFKNYNVVPDGYTCSRLVTSCIRARKFKIVRTLLDVFSEHGNDVAVPAFDSAMRGYNELHMFKSTISVFERMESDGIAANSGCYCLIMEAYLKKGDCRKVVELYEELKSRELDLAPFSTQIYGILCESLCKLGRPFEALETFRSVTKSGVPLDSSKIYSVLICSFASIREVEVAEELFEEGESKKMLKDPNPFLRMISMYVEEGLTEKTLGVVKAMKGANIRVSDNICCAVVSGFSRKNRLLTAVKVFEELVSMGCQPGQVTYASIINVYCRLGLHSKAEKVFEEMEEKGFGKCVVAYSSMVVMYGKTGRPRDAMRLVAKMKERGCKPNVWIYNSLMDMHGRDKNLRQVSKIWTEMKRRKIAPDKVSYTTIIGAYNKAGEYEMCMKYYHEFRVQGGVLDKALAGMMVAIFSKTGRIDELVKLLRDMKAEGAELDGRLYRSALKALTDSGLEMQVKWLQGSFKVT; translated from the coding sequence ATGTCCATCGCCAGTTCTGCTGCAACTTCAGCAGACTGGTCTTCTGCTCGCGTAATTTCATCCAAAAATCCCCGCAAATTCAACTTCATCGCATcattcaaaaccaatttattctCTTCCAATCTTCCCACCAGCAGCTACAGTAATATCAGAGTTTTCAATGTAAACTCCACCAATTTTCCCGTCGTTGAATTGgacataaaattacaaaaatcccCAGAAGAATGTCCAGCTCCGTCGCCGGATGCCGATGACTTGAACAACTTACTCTGTCGGTTGTTTCAAAACCCTCAAACCGAAGATTACGCATATGAAGAGTACGAGAAAGCGCGAAAGAAGGCCGAATTCAGACCAAACAAATCAACATTGGAGCAGCTGATAAGGCACTTGATCCGTTCCAAGAAATGGGGTTTGTTTACTTTGGTTTGTGAGGATTTTAAGAATTATAATGTAGTGCCTGATGGTTATACTTGCTCTAGATTGGTCACTAGCTGCATTAGAGCTAGGAAGTTCAAAATTGTTAGGACTTTGCTTGATGTGTTTAGTGAGCATGGAAATGATGTCGCTGTCCCGGCTTTTGATTCAGCGATGCGAGGATATAATGAGCTTCATATGTTTAAGAGCACGATTTCCGTGTTTGAACGGATGGAATCCGATGGAATTGCTGCGAATTCTGGATGTTATTGCCTGATCATGGAAGCTTATTTGAAAAAGGGTGATTGTAGAAAAGTTGTTGAATTGTATGAAGAGCTGAAAAGTAGGGAATTAGATTTGGCACCATTTTCAACTCAAATATACGGAATTTTATGCGAGTCGCTGTGCAAATTGGGAAGGCCTTTTGAAGCTCTTGAAACTTTTCGAAGTGTGACGAAGAGTGGAGTTCCTTTAGACTCTTCGAAGATTTACTCTGTGCTGATTTGTTCCTTCGCGAGCATTCGAGAAGTGGAGGTGGCTGAAGAGCTTTTTGAAGAAGGAGAGAGCAAGAAAATGTTGAAGGATCCGAATCCGTTTTTAAGAATGATATCAATGTATGTGGAAGAAGGGTTGACGGAGAAGACTCTCGGGGTAGTTAAGGCGATGAAGGGTGCGAATATCAGGGTTTCGGACAATATATGTTGTGCGGTTGTCAGTGGCTTCTCTAGGAAAAACCGGCTCCTGACTGCAGTTAAAGTTTTCGAAGAGTTGGTGTCGATGGGCTGCCAGCCAGGGCAAGTGACATATGCGTCAATCATCAATGTCTATTGCCGCCTAGGGCTTCACTCGAAAGCAGAAAAGGTTTTTGAGGAGATGGAGGAAAAGGGGTTTGGTAAATGTGTTGTGGCTTATTCTAGCATGGTTGTCATGTATGGGAAAACGGGGAGGCCAAGAGACGCAATGAGGCTCGTGGCgaaaatgaaggaaagagggtgtAAGCCAAACGTATGGATATACAATTCTTTGATGGATATGCATGGAAGGGACAAGAATTTGAGGCAAGTTTCGAAGATTTGGACGGAAATGAAGCGAAGGAAGATAGCGCCGGATAAGGTAAGCTACACGACGATTATAGGTGCTTACAACAAGGCAGGGGAGTACGAAATGTGTATGAAATATTACCATGAGTTTAGGGTTCAAGGGGGTGTTTTGGACAAGGCTTTGGCTGGAATGATGGTCGCAATTTTTTCCAAGACGGGCCGGATTGATGAactggtgaagcttttgagagatATGAAAGCGGAAGGGGCAGAGTTGGATGGGAGGTTATATCGGTCCGCCTTGAAAGCCTTGACAGATTCCGGCCTGGAAATGCAGGTCAAATGGCTGCAAGGTAGCTTTAAGGTTACGTAG
- the LOC103403446 gene encoding protein SLOW GREEN 1, chloroplastic-like, with the protein MNSSSTLASSSFSTSSSLFQYKLIPSKPTQPSLLRFDPPHSHNSHNVPALKVIASSAAHHHRPLLPGNTHNNPSPILQTLKQYAKTAILIGVTAAVFTTKSSTLLAIAEPPPTLTEEAPTQVTDNENNQSSSPLSDFLGSNSEAISALKSLLQQKLENGEDDEALKILQRLVAAQPSNTEWKFMMARLLSEMGENKSARQVFEEILAANPLSFEALFENALLMDRCGEGEAVIKRLEDALQVAEEENKAKEARDVKLIMAQVQFLQKNVEDALKSYNELVKEDPKDFRPYFCRGMIYSLLDRNAEATEQFEKYRQLSPKKFEVDGYLRKPLSRVKLFGSDEN; encoded by the coding sequence ATGAACTCCTCCTCCACTCTcgcttcctcctccttctctacATCCTCATCTCTCTTCCAATACAAACTCATTCCCAGTAAACCAACCCAACCTTCCCTTCTCCGTTTTGACCCTCCCCATTCCCACAATTCCCACAATGTCCCTGCCCTCAAAGTCATAGCCTCCTCCGCCGCCCACCACCACCGCCCCCTCCTCCCAGGTAACACCCACAACAACCCAAGCCCGATTCTTCAAACTCTTAAACAGTACGCCAAAACCGCCATTCTCATCGGAGTCACCGCCGCCGTGTTCACCACCAAGTCATCGACTTTGCTCGCCATAGCCGAACCTCCGCCGACATTGACCGAAGAAGCGCCGACCCAGGTCACAGATAACGAGAACAACCAATCCTCATCGCCATTGTCCGACTTCCTGGGTTCGAATTCGGAAGCCATCAGTGCCCTGAAATCGCTTCTGCAGCAGAAGCTTGAAAACGGCGAGGACGACGAGGCGCTCAAGATCCTGCAGCGCTTGGTCGCGGCGCAGCCCTCCAACACCGAGTGGAAGTTCATGATGGCGAGGCTTCTCAGCGAAATGGGCGAAAATAAAAGCGCCCGCCAAGTGTTCGAGGAAATACTCGCCGCGAACCCCTTGTCCTTCGAGGCGTTGTTCGAGAACGCCCTGCTGATGGACCGCTGTGGCGAAGGTGAGGCCGTGATCAAGCGGTTGGAGGACGCATTGCAGGTTGCGGAAGAGGAGAACAAGGCCAAGGAGGCTCGGGACGTTAAATTGATAATGGCGCAGGTTCAGTTCTTGCAGAAGAATGTGGAGGACGCATTGAAAAGCTACAATGAATTGGTGAAGGAAGACCCGAAAGACTTCCGGCCGTACTTTTGCCGTGGGATGATTTACAGTTTGCTTGATCGGAATGCAGAGGCGACGGAGCAATTTGAGAAGTACCGGCAGCTTTCACCGAAGAAGTTTGAGGTGGATGGGTACTTGAGGAAGCCATTGTCGAGGGTCAAGCTATTCGGGAGTGACGAGAATTGA